The region AATGTAGCCCCAGATATCGCGATCGAAGTCGATCAGGATGGTGTTGAAGCGCGCGATGGCATCGAACAGCTCGGCGATGTAATCGTGTGGTTCGATCTGAGTGGTGTACGGGTTGAAGCCCAGGCCCAGTTCGTCTTCGATGAAGGCGCGGGCGTTGGCTTCCCAGTCGATCTGCGGGTAGGCCGACAGGTGGGCGTTGTAGTTACCTACGGCGCCATTGATCTTGCCCAGCAGCGGTACCGCAGCGACCTGAGCGATCTGACGCTCCAGGCGGTACACCACGTTGGCCAGTTCTTTGCCCAGGGTGGTCGGCGAAGCCGGTTGGCCGTGGGTGCGCGACAGCATCGGCACGTCGGCGAAGCGGATGGCCAGCTCGCGGATGGCTTCAGCGGTCTGGCGCATCAGCGGCAGCATCACGTCATCACGGCCTTCGCGCAGCATCAGGGCGTGGGACAGGTTGTTGATGTCTTCGCTGGTGCAGGCAAAGTGGATGAATTCGCTGACATTGGCCAGTTCAGGCAGCTTCGCGGCCTGTTCCTTGAGCAGGTACTCAATGGCTTTTACGTCGTGGTTGGTGGTGCGCTCGATCTCTTTCACGCGCTCGGCGTGCTCCAGAGAGAAGTTTTCGGCCAGTTCGTTCAGAACGGCGTTGGCTTCGGCGGAAAAGGCCGGGACTTCAGGGATGGCGGCGTGAGCTGCCAGGCGCTGGAGCCAGCGGACTTCAACCAGAACGCGGGCACGGATCAGGCCGTACTCGCTGAAAATTGGGCGCAGGGCCTGGGTTTTGCCGGCGTAGCGGCCGTCAACAGGGGAAACCGCAGTGAGCGAAGAAAGCTGCATGGGGTGTTCTCGGACAGTCGGGCAACGAAATGGGGCGCGTATCATACATGAAAAAAACGGCCGGTCCGTTGCCAACTGACCGGCGTCATACGCGTATCGACGTTACAAGGTGTGCCTGCTGGCGTGTTTCAGTTGCGCAGCATGGGGTAAAGCTCTTTGAGCAGCTTGCGGCGGCTGATGACCAGCTGCCAGCGGTGACCACCCAGTTGACGCCAAAGCCGCGCCGAGCGGATACCGGCCAGTAGCAGGGCACGAATTTTTGCAGCATTGTTCGGTTGTTGCAGGTTGCGCATGTCGCCATGCACCTGGATGCGTTGGCGCAAAGTGCTCAGGGTGTCCTGATACAGCGCGCCACACGCGGCAACCACGTTTTCGTGCGCCGGGCCGAAGTGCTCGACCTGCGACTGGATCTGCGGCAAGCGTTTGCCGATCAGCTCCAGCATGTCGTTGCGTTTGGCCAGTTGGCGCTCCAGGCCCAGCATCGACAGGGCATAGCGCAAGGGTTCGCGCTGCAGGGTGTTGGGGTCGCGTTCGAGGGCGCCGATCAGGGCGCGATAACCTTCGCGCAGGTTGATGTCGTCACCGCCGTAGACTTCCAGCGTGTCTTTGGGGTCGCGAATCAACAGGCTGCCGAGCATGCAGCTCAGGTCGGCCTCGCTGACCTGACCGGTCTTGGCTATCTTGTCCACCAGCACGGCGGCGAGAAACACGCCACCCAGGGCGATCAGTTGCTCCTGAGTGGGAGTCATGCGCGGCTGTCCCGGGTGCAGGGCTCTGCGACTTCGATCACGCCACCGCCCAAGCAGATGTCGCCATCGTAAAACACCACGGACTGGCCGGGTGTCACGGCGCGTTGCGGGTCATCGAACGTGGCGCGATAACCGTTGGCGGTCTTTTCTAGGGTGCAGGGCTGGTCGCTCTGGCGATACCGGACCTTGGCGGTCAGGCGCAGCGGGCTGCTCAGGTCGATCGGGTTGACCCAATAGATTTCCGAGGCGAGCAGGGCGCGGGAGAACAACCAGGGGTGGTCATTGCCCTGGCCAACGATCAGCTCGTTGTGCTCGAGGTCCTTGACCAGCACGTACCACGGCTCGTCACTGGCGTCTTTCAGGCCTCCGATGCCCAGGCCCTGGCGCTGGCCGATGGTGTGGTACATCAGGCCGTGGTGGCGGCCGATGACTTCACCTTCGGTGGTTTTGATCTCGCCCGGTTGGGCAGGCAGGTATTGCTTGAGGAAGTCGCTGAAGCGGCGCTCGCCAATAAAGCAGATACCGGTAGAGTCTTTTTTCTTGGCGGTGGCCAGGTCATGCTTTTCAGCAATCTTGCGTACTTCCGGCTTTTCCAGTTCGCCGACCGGGAACAGGGTCTTGGCGATCTGCTCGCCGCCGACGGCGTGCAGGAAGTAGCTCTGATCCTTGTTCGGATCCAGCCCCTTGAGTAGCTCGGTACGGCCGTCGATGTCGCGGCGGCGCACATAGTGCCCGGTGGCGATCAGGTCGGCGCCCAGCATCAGGGCATAGTCAAGGAACGCCTTGAACTTGATTTCACGGTTGCACAGGATGTCCGGGTTCGGGGTGCGACCGGCCTTGTATTCGGACAGGAAGTGCTCGAACACGTTGTCCCAGTACTCGGCGGCAAAGTTGGCAGTGTGCAGCTTGATGCCAATTTTGTCGCACACGGCCTGGGCGTCCGCCAGGTCATCCATGGCGGTGCAGTAATCCGTTCCGTCGTCTTCCTCCCAGTTCTTCATGAACAGGCCTTCCACCTGGTAGCCCTGCTCCATGAGCAGAACGGCGGAAACGGAAGAATCTACACCGCCGGACATGCCGACGATGACACGCTGTTTTTCGGGGGCGACTAAGGCTGGATCACGCATAAGGTTTCAATGAGTGTCTTGAAAAAGGACGCGATTCTAACAGGCCCGAGCGCTCAAGGCTAAACCGAAGGGCGGATTAACGTGAGGTCGAACAGTTTGCCGTCCAGATAATCGTCGATGCACTGCAGGCTCAGCTCGCTGCGCCAGCGGTGACGTTGCTCCAGCAGTTCGTCACGGGTCAGCCAGAGCGGGCCGATGATGCCGGTGTCCAGGGCGTAGTCGGGGTGGTGCTGAAGGGCTTTGCCGGCGAAGCAGACACGCTGATAGGTCACGCCATTGCTGGGGGCGGTGTAGAGGTAAATGCCGATGACGCCGGTCAGCTCGACGTCATAGCCGGTTTCTTCGAGGGTTTCGCGGATTGCGGCGTCGATCAGGCTTTCGTTCGGGTCAAGGTGGCCCGCCGGTTGGTTGAGTACGGCACGTTCGCCCTTGAGCTCCTCGACCATCAGGAAGCGGCCATTGTCTTCGACAACGGTGGCGACGGTGATATGGGGTTTCCATTCCATGGGCAGGTCTCGTTGTATCGGATGATGAGTCGTAGCCGCTGTCAAAGGCTGCGTCGGTTGCGAAGCAATCGTAAAACCTGAGAACCGGGTTTGTACTGACGGGTCGCGGGAATTGATTCTACGACGACTGTGTCGCCATACGCAGCCTTTGGCAGCGGCTACGGCATTTCTGTCTCTCGGAAAACACAAACCCCGGCGTCGTGGGCCGGGGTTTGTGGTGTTGCCTGTTGCTCTTACACCAGCGACGCGATGATCGCGTTGAAGGTTGCGCTTGGGCGCATGGCCTTGCTCACCAGTGCAGCATCAGCGTGGTAGTAACCACCGATGTCGACTGGCTTGCCTTGTACCGCGTTGAGTTCGGCAACGATGGTTGCTTCGTTCTCGGTCAAGGCTTTTGCCACAGGGGCGAATTGTGCTTGCAGCTCTTTGTCTTCGGTCTGGGCTGCCAAGGCTTGTGCCCAGTACAGCGTCAGGTAGAAGTGGCTGCCGCGGTTGTCGATGTTGCCGACTTTACGCGATGGCGATTTGTTGTTGTCGAGGAACTGGCCGGTAGCCTGGTCCAGGGTCTTGGCCAACACCAGCGCTTTCGGGTTGTTGTAGGTCGTGCCCAGGTGTTCCAGGGAAGCGGCCAGTGCCAGGAACTCACCCAGCGAGTCCCAACGCAGGAAGTTTTCTTCCAGCAGTTGTTGCACGTGCTTGGGTGCCGAGCCGCCGGCGCCGGTTTCAAACAGACCGCCGCCATTCATCAGCGGTACGATCGAGAGCATTTTGGCGCTGGTGCCCAGTTCCATGATCGGGAACAGGTCAGTCAGGTAGTCGCGCAGTACGTTGCCGGTGACCGAGATAGTATCCAGGCCGGCGCGGGTACGCTCCAGAGTGAGCTTCATGGCGTCTACCGGGGCCATGATGCGAATGTCCAGGCCGCTGGTGTCGTGATCTTTCAGGTAGGTTTCGACCTTTTTGATCATTTCTGCGTCATGGCTACGCTTTGGGTCCAGCCAGAATACGGCCGGGGTGTTACTGGCGCGAGCGCGGTTGACGGCCAGCTTGACCCAGTCGCGGATCGGCGCGTCTTTGGCCTGGCACATGCGCCAGATATCGCCTTCCTCGACTTTCTGTTCCATCAGCACGTTGCCGTTGCTGTCAGTAACCCGCACAACGCCCGGGGTCTTGATCTGGAAGGTTTTGTCGTGGGAACCGTATTCTTCGGCTTTTTGCGCCATCAGGCCAACGTTTGGCACGCTGCCCATGGTGGTCGGATCGAAAGCGCCGTGCTTCTGGCAGTCTTCGATGGTCGCCTGATAAATAGTGGCGTAGCAGCGATCCGGGATCACGGCCTTGGTGTCTTGCAGCTGACCTTCGGTGTTCCACATTTTGCCGGAATCACGAATCATGGCCGGCATCGAGGCGTCGACGATAACGTCGCTAGGCACGTGCAGGTTGGTGATGCCCTTGTCGGAGTTGACCATGGCCAGCGCAGGACGGGTGGCATACACAGCCTGGATATCTGCTTCGATTTCAGCTTGCTTCTCGGCTGGCAGCACCTTGATACGAGCGTACAGGTCGCCGATACCGTTGTTCAGGTTGAAGCCGATTTCCTTCAGGACGTCAGCGTGTTTTTCCAGCGCATCCTTGTAGAACTCAGCGACGATCTGACCAAACATGATCGGGTCCGAGACCTTCATCATGGTGGCTTTCAAGTGCACGGAGAACAGTACGCCCTGTTTCTTGGCGTCTTCGATTTCGGCCGCTACGAACTGGCGCAGGGCTTTTTTGCTCATGGTGGAGCAATCGATGATCTCGCCGGCTTGTACGGCGGTTTTTTCCTTCAGGACGGTGGTAGTGCCGTCTTGAGCGATCAATTCGATTTTAACGCTGCCCGGGGCTTCGATCAGGGCGGCTTTTTCGCTGCCGTAGAAATCGCCTTCGCTCATGTGAGCAACGTGGGACTTGGAGTCTGCGGTCCAGGCGCCCATTTTGTGCGGGTGCTTGCGAGCGTAGTTTTTAACCGACAGCGGAGCGCGGCGGTCAGAGTTGCCTTCACGCAGAACCGGGTTTACGGCGCTGCCCATGACCTTGCTGTAGCGCGCCTTGGTTTCTTTTTCGGCGTCAGTGGTCACGGTTTCCGGGTAGTCCGGAATGTTAAAGCCCTGCGCTTGCAGTTCTTTGATCGCGGCCTGCAATTGCGGGACCGAGGCGCTGATGTTAGGCAGCTTGATGATGTTGGCTTCAGGGGTAACGGCCAGGGCGCCAAGTTCGGCGAGGTGGTCTGCTACGGCCTTTGCACCCAATTGCTCGGGGAAGCTGGCGAGAATACGGCCTGCCAGAGAGATGTCGCGCGTCTCAACGGCGATATCAGCGCTTGCAGTAAAGGCTTCGATGATAGGCAGCAGTGAATAGGTGGCGAGCGCCGGAGCTTCGTCGGTGAAGGTATAGATGATCTTCGAACGGTTGGGCATTTCGGATTAACTCTCTTCTTTGCTGAGCGTGCTCAGATTCTCGAGATGCGCAGGGTAGGCGCTTTCGTTCACAGTGAACAATGAGCCGAAAGTCGAGGTTCTTCGCGGTGATGTGAATGCATCAGTAGAGCGTCAAGCGGTCGAGCCGGGGTAACAGCTCAGCCTTTCTAGGCCTGAAAGACTCATTCCTGTAGGTATTTCGCTGTGACTCCGTGGTCACCGGCGCAGTATACATAGGTCACTAATGTTCCTGCGAGGGGGGAGGCGAATCGAAGGGCATCCTTTGGTCTAAGGTGTGCGGCTGAAACAGGCCGGGTTTTGGCGATTTCCCCTTGTATTTACGGGGTGGGAAGGGGCGGTGGTCGCCTGTGTGGAACATTCGGTTTGCGTGCCGATTCAACTGGGTTACGCTCGTGCTCGGCATGATGTTCCACTCATAAATGGAGTTCAGCATGGGATACAACAAGATCAAGGTTCCAGCCGCAGGTGAGAAAATCACCGTGAATGCAAACCACTCCCTGAATGTGCCTGACAACCCGATCATTCCCTACATTGAAGGTGATGGCATCGGTGTCGACATCAGCCCCGTCATGATCAAGGTTGTCGATGCAGCCGTCAGCAAGGCGTATGGCGACCGGCGCAAAATCTCCTGGATGGAGGTGTATGCGGGCGAGAAGGCGACCCAGGTCTATGATCAGGACACGTGGTTGCCTCAGGAAACACTGGATGCCGTCAAAGACTACGTCGTATCGATCAAAGGCCCGTTGACCACTCCGGTCGGTGGCGGCATCCGTTCCCTGAACGTCGCGCTTCGCCAGCAGCTTGACCTGTATGTGTGTCTGCGCCCGGTGCGCTGGTTCGAAGGCGTGCCCAGTCCGGTCAAAAAGCCCGGCGATGTCGACATGACTATCTTTCGCGAGAACTCCGAGGATATTTATGCCGGTATTGAGTGGAAGGCCGGTTCGCCGGAAGCGATCAAGGTCATCAAGTTTCTGAAAGAAGAAATGGGTGTGACCAAAATCCGCTTTGATCAGGACTGCGGCATTGGCGTCAAGCCGGTCTCCCGGGAAGGCACCCGGCGCCTGGTGCGCAAGGCGCTGCAGTACGTGGTCGACAACGACCGCGAGTCGCTGACAATCGTCCACAAGGGCAACATCATGAAGTTCACCGAAGGTGCCTTCAAAGAGTGGGCGTATGAAGTGGCTGCTGAGGAATTTGGTGCCACCTTGCTTGACGGTGGACCGTGGATGCAGTTCAAGAATCCCGCGACCGGGCGTAACGTGATCGTCAAAGACGCCATCGCCGATGCCATGCTGCAGCAAATCCTGTTGCGTCCGGCAGAGTATGACGTAATTGCGACGCTCAACCTCAATGGCGACTACCTGTCTGACGCCCTGGCTGCCGAGGTGGGCGGTATCGGTATTGCGCCGGGGGCCAACCTGTCTGACACAATTGCCATGTTTGAGGCGACCCACGGTACCGCGCCCAAGTACGCAGGCAAGGACCAGGTCAACCCAGGGTCACTGATCCTGTCCGCTGAAATGATGTTGCGGCACATGGGCTGGACCGAGGCTGCGGACCTGATCATCAAGGGCACCAATGGTGCGATTTCGGCCAAAACCGTGACTTATGACTTCGAGAGGCTCATGGACGGTGCCCGGTTGGTGTCGTGCTCCGGTTTCGGTGATGCCCTGATCTCCCATATGTAAACGTGTGGCCAACAAAAAGGCCGACTCATTGAATGAGTCGGCCTTTTTTGCAGATGGCGACGGTTCCGTCAGGTCAGACCGACACCGTGTGTACCTGTGTCACTGCCGTTTGAGGCAGCAGGATGGCATTGGCGTCGGTAATGTTGACTGCATGCAAACCCTTGGGGCCTTGGGTGATTTCAAAGCTCACGGGCTGGCCAGCCTTGAGTGTTTTATAGCCGTCCATCTGGATAGCTGAAAAATGGGCAAAAAAGTCGATCGGGTGTCCGTGTTCATCAATGCCTTCCTTGGCTTCCGTATTGATAAAGCCGAAGCCTTTGGCGTTGTTGAACCACTTGACTTTGCCTTGCATACTCATATCCCTCTGCTGCAAACGACTCCATCACTGGAGTATCATCCAGTTGACTCGCACATTGCCCACTAAAATGGTTGACTGTGCGGACCTTTATTCCACATTGTGGCTTCTAATGGTTGTAACACCGTTTTACCGATAGTCAAGGCCACGCGGCAGCGCTGTTGAAATTTGATACGTTTGCCTCCATCACTGTATTCGCTCAACGACGAACCTTTCTTTCCATGCATGCAATTAGCCAGACTCGACTAACATTCAATCAGGATCAGCCCGATTTTGATGGCGAAGACTCCGCGGGCTTGGCTGTGCAAGAGGCTAAGCCTGCGCTTCAGGCGCCACCGATGTACAAGGTGGTTTTGTTCAATGATGACTACACGCCCATGGACTTTGTTGTCGAAGTACTTGAGGTGTTTTTTAACTTGAATCGCGAATTGGCGACCAAGGTTATGCTGGCCGTTCATACAGAAGGACGGGCCGTGTGCGGCATTTTTACCCGCGATATTGCCGAGACCAAGGCGATGCAGGTAAACCAGTACGCACGCGAAAGCCAGCATCCGCTACTCTGTGAAATCGAGAAGGACGGTTAACGCCGACCACTTGGGTATGAGGTGAAGCCATGTTAAATCGCGAGCTCGAAGTCACCCTCAATCTTGCCTTCAAGGAAGCCCGCTCCAAGCGTCATGAGTTCATGACGGTTGAGCACCTCCTTCTTGCGCTTTTGGATAATGAGGCGGCCGCAACCGTTCTACGCGCCTGTGGCGCAAACCTCGACAAACTCAAGCATGACCTGCAAGAGTTTATTGATTCTACGACCCCGCTGATCCCCGCTCACGATGAAGACCGCGAAACCCAGCCAACCCTGGGTTTTCAGCGTGTCTTGCAACGTGCCGTCTTCCATGTGCAAAGCTCCGGCAAGCGCGAAGTTACGGGGGCCAACGTCCTGGTTGCGATTTTCAGCGAGCAGGAGAGCCAAGCGGTGTTCCTGCTCAAGCAGCAGAGCGTTGCCCGCATTGATGTGGTCAACTTTATTGCCCACGGGATCTCCAAGGTGCCCGGGCATGGGGATCACTCCGATGGCGATCATGACATGCAGGATGAAGAGGGCGGCGAGTCGTCGTCCTCCAGCAACCCGCTGGATGCCTACGCCAGCAACCTGAACGAGCTGGCTCGTCAGGGGCGTATTGATCCGCTGGTCGGGCGTGAAATGGAAGTTGAGCGTGTCGCTCAGATTCTGGCGCGTCGACGCAAAAACAACCCGCTGCTGGTCGGCGAGGCGGGTGTGGGTAAAACTGCCATCGCCGAAGGTCTGGCCAAGCGCATCGTGGACAACCAGGTGCCGGATCTGCTGGCTAACAGCATCGTCTACTCACTGGATCTCGGGGCCTTGCTGGCCGGTACCAAATACCGCGGCGACTTTGAGAAGCGCTTCAAGGCGCTGCTGGGTGAGTTGAAAAAACGCCCGCAGGCCATTCTGTTCATCGATGAAATCCATACCATCATCGGTGCCGGCGCTGCTTCCGGCGGCGTGATGGATGCATCCAACCTGCTCAAACCGTTGTTGTCTTCGGGCGACATCCGTTGCATCGGGTCGACGACGTTCCAGGAGTTCCGCGGGATCTTCGAAAAAGACCGTGCCCTGGCGCGACGTTTCCAGAAAGTCGACGTCTCCGAGCCTTCGGTTGAAGACACGATCGGTATTCTTCGTGGCCTGAAAGGGCGTTTCGAGCTGCATCACGGTATCGAATACAGTGACGAAGCCCTGCGCGCGGCGGCTGAACTGGCCTCGCGTTACATCAATGACCGGCACATGCCGGACAAGGCAATTGATGTGATTGACGAAGCGGGCGCTTACCAGCGTTTGCAACCGGTTGAAAATCGCGTCAAGCGCATCGAAGTGGCACAGGTCGAAGACATCGTGGCGAAAATCGCCCGTATTCCT is a window of Pseudomonas taetrolens DNA encoding:
- the purB gene encoding adenylosuccinate lyase — protein: MQLSSLTAVSPVDGRYAGKTQALRPIFSEYGLIRARVLVEVRWLQRLAAHAAIPEVPAFSAEANAVLNELAENFSLEHAERVKEIERTTNHDVKAIEYLLKEQAAKLPELANVSEFIHFACTSEDINNLSHALMLREGRDDVMLPLMRQTAEAIRELAIRFADVPMLSRTHGQPASPTTLGKELANVVYRLERQIAQVAAVPLLGKINGAVGNYNAHLSAYPQIDWEANARAFIEDELGLGFNPYTTQIEPHDYIAELFDAIARFNTILIDFDRDIWGYISLGYFKQRTIAGEIGSSTMPHKVNPIDFENSEGNLGIANALFQHLASKLPISRWQRDLTDSTVLRNLGVGFAHSVIAYEASLKGISKLELNAQKIAADLDACWEVLAEPIQTVMRRYNIENPYEKLKELTRGKGISPEALQTFIDGLEMPEAAKAELKLLTPANYIGNAVEQAKRI
- the hflD gene encoding high frequency lysogenization protein HflD, encoding MTPTQEQLIALGGVFLAAVLVDKIAKTGQVSEADLSCMLGSLLIRDPKDTLEVYGGDDINLREGYRALIGALERDPNTLQREPLRYALSMLGLERQLAKRNDMLELIGKRLPQIQSQVEHFGPAHENVVAACGALYQDTLSTLRQRIQVHGDMRNLQQPNNAAKIRALLLAGIRSARLWRQLGGHRWQLVISRRKLLKELYPMLRN
- the mnmA gene encoding tRNA 2-thiouridine(34) synthase MnmA — protein: MRDPALVAPEKQRVIVGMSGGVDSSVSAVLLMEQGYQVEGLFMKNWEEDDGTDYCTAMDDLADAQAVCDKIGIKLHTANFAAEYWDNVFEHFLSEYKAGRTPNPDILCNREIKFKAFLDYALMLGADLIATGHYVRRRDIDGRTELLKGLDPNKDQSYFLHAVGGEQIAKTLFPVGELEKPEVRKIAEKHDLATAKKKDSTGICFIGERRFSDFLKQYLPAQPGEIKTTEGEVIGRHHGLMYHTIGQRQGLGIGGLKDASDEPWYVLVKDLEHNELIVGQGNDHPWLFSRALLASEIYWVNPIDLSSPLRLTAKVRYRQSDQPCTLEKTANGYRATFDDPQRAVTPGQSVVFYDGDICLGGGVIEVAEPCTRDSRA
- a CDS encoding NUDIX hydrolase; translated protein: MEWKPHITVATVVEDNGRFLMVEELKGERAVLNQPAGHLDPNESLIDAAIRETLEETGYDVELTGVIGIYLYTAPSNGVTYQRVCFAGKALQHHPDYALDTGIIGPLWLTRDELLEQRHRWRSELSLQCIDDYLDGKLFDLTLIRPSV
- a CDS encoding NADP-dependent isocitrate dehydrogenase produces the protein MPNRSKIIYTFTDEAPALATYSLLPIIEAFTASADIAVETRDISLAGRILASFPEQLGAKAVADHLAELGALAVTPEANIIKLPNISASVPQLQAAIKELQAQGFNIPDYPETVTTDAEKETKARYSKVMGSAVNPVLREGNSDRRAPLSVKNYARKHPHKMGAWTADSKSHVAHMSEGDFYGSEKAALIEAPGSVKIELIAQDGTTTVLKEKTAVQAGEIIDCSTMSKKALRQFVAAEIEDAKKQGVLFSVHLKATMMKVSDPIMFGQIVAEFYKDALEKHADVLKEIGFNLNNGIGDLYARIKVLPAEKQAEIEADIQAVYATRPALAMVNSDKGITNLHVPSDVIVDASMPAMIRDSGKMWNTEGQLQDTKAVIPDRCYATIYQATIEDCQKHGAFDPTTMGSVPNVGLMAQKAEEYGSHDKTFQIKTPGVVRVTDSNGNVLMEQKVEEGDIWRMCQAKDAPIRDWVKLAVNRARASNTPAVFWLDPKRSHDAEMIKKVETYLKDHDTSGLDIRIMAPVDAMKLTLERTRAGLDTISVTGNVLRDYLTDLFPIMELGTSAKMLSIVPLMNGGGLFETGAGGSAPKHVQQLLEENFLRWDSLGEFLALAASLEHLGTTYNNPKALVLAKTLDQATGQFLDNNKSPSRKVGNIDNRGSHFYLTLYWAQALAAQTEDKELQAQFAPVAKALTENEATIVAELNAVQGKPVDIGGYYHADAALVSKAMRPSATFNAIIASLV
- the icd gene encoding NADP-dependent isocitrate dehydrogenase → MGYNKIKVPAAGEKITVNANHSLNVPDNPIIPYIEGDGIGVDISPVMIKVVDAAVSKAYGDRRKISWMEVYAGEKATQVYDQDTWLPQETLDAVKDYVVSIKGPLTTPVGGGIRSLNVALRQQLDLYVCLRPVRWFEGVPSPVKKPGDVDMTIFRENSEDIYAGIEWKAGSPEAIKVIKFLKEEMGVTKIRFDQDCGIGVKPVSREGTRRLVRKALQYVVDNDRESLTIVHKGNIMKFTEGAFKEWAYEVAAEEFGATLLDGGPWMQFKNPATGRNVIVKDAIADAMLQQILLRPAEYDVIATLNLNGDYLSDALAAEVGGIGIAPGANLSDTIAMFEATHGTAPKYAGKDQVNPGSLILSAEMMLRHMGWTEAADLIIKGTNGAISAKTVTYDFERLMDGARLVSCSGFGDALISHM
- a CDS encoding cold shock domain-containing protein; translation: MQGKVKWFNNAKGFGFINTEAKEGIDEHGHPIDFFAHFSAIQMDGYKTLKAGQPVSFEITQGPKGLHAVNITDANAILLPQTAVTQVHTVSV
- the clpS gene encoding ATP-dependent Clp protease adapter ClpS — encoded protein: MHAISQTRLTFNQDQPDFDGEDSAGLAVQEAKPALQAPPMYKVVLFNDDYTPMDFVVEVLEVFFNLNRELATKVMLAVHTEGRAVCGIFTRDIAETKAMQVNQYARESQHPLLCEIEKDG
- the clpA gene encoding ATP-dependent Clp protease ATP-binding subunit ClpA, with product MLNRELEVTLNLAFKEARSKRHEFMTVEHLLLALLDNEAAATVLRACGANLDKLKHDLQEFIDSTTPLIPAHDEDRETQPTLGFQRVLQRAVFHVQSSGKREVTGANVLVAIFSEQESQAVFLLKQQSVARIDVVNFIAHGISKVPGHGDHSDGDHDMQDEEGGESSSSSNPLDAYASNLNELARQGRIDPLVGREMEVERVAQILARRRKNNPLLVGEAGVGKTAIAEGLAKRIVDNQVPDLLANSIVYSLDLGALLAGTKYRGDFEKRFKALLGELKKRPQAILFIDEIHTIIGAGAASGGVMDASNLLKPLLSSGDIRCIGSTTFQEFRGIFEKDRALARRFQKVDVSEPSVEDTIGILRGLKGRFELHHGIEYSDEALRAAAELASRYINDRHMPDKAIDVIDEAGAYQRLQPVENRVKRIEVAQVEDIVAKIARIPPKHVSSSDKELLRNLERDLRLTVFGQDAAIDSLSTAIKLSRAGLKSPDKPVGSFLFAGPTGVGKTEAARQLAKALGIELVRFDMSEYMERHTVSRLIGAPPGYVGFDQGGLLTEAITKQPHCVLLLDEIEKAHPEVFNLLLQVMDHGTLTDNNGRKADFRNVIVIMTTNAGAETAARASIGFTIQDHASDAMEAIKKSFTPEFRNRLDTIIQFGRLSHEVIKHVVDKFLTELQAQLDDKHVQLVVSDAARGWLAAGGYDVQMGARPMARLIQDKIKRPLAEEILFGELADHGGVVHVDLKDGELVFEFETAVEMA